The proteins below come from a single Chitinophaga pinensis DSM 2588 genomic window:
- the guaB gene encoding IMP dehydrogenase gives MPAGKSKPKFVEDGLTFDDVLLVPAYSEVLPRDVNISTQLTKNIRLNIPMVSAAMDTVTEANLAISLARQGGIGILHKNMSIEKQAELVRKVKRSENGLILDPVTLHANATIGEALRLMKENSIGGIPIVDANSKLVGILTNRDLRFERNHKRLVSEVMTTENLITAPEGTDLKKAEKILQQNKIEKLPVVAKNGKLVGLITYRDILQVSNYPNAVKDAYGRLLVGAALGITPDVLDRAQALINVGVDVVCLDSSHGHSIAVINSLKKLKKAFPKLEVIAGNVATGEGAAALAAAGADAVKVGVGPGSICTTRVVTGAGFPQLSAVLLAAEALKKTGVPVIADGGIRYTGDMVKALAAGASSIMAGSIFAGVEESPGETIIYEGRKFKSYRGMGSLEAMVEGSKDRYFQEEDDIKKLVPEGIVGRVPYKGLLSEVIQQFVGGLRAGMGLTGSKDIKALQAAQFIKISPATVKENHPHDVVITKEAPNYSK, from the coding sequence ATGCCTGCCGGAAAATCAAAACCGAAATTTGTAGAGGACGGACTTACCTTTGATGACGTACTCCTGGTTCCAGCCTACTCTGAGGTGCTTCCCAGAGACGTAAACATCTCAACGCAACTTACCAAAAACATACGCCTTAACATACCGATGGTCTCTGCGGCCATGGATACTGTTACTGAAGCTAACCTGGCCATTTCACTGGCTCGTCAGGGTGGCATTGGTATTCTGCATAAAAATATGAGCATTGAGAAACAGGCAGAACTGGTGAGAAAAGTAAAGCGCAGTGAAAACGGCCTTATTCTCGATCCGGTTACCCTGCATGCCAATGCGACAATAGGAGAAGCACTCCGCCTGATGAAAGAAAACAGCATCGGTGGTATTCCTATTGTGGATGCAAACAGCAAACTGGTTGGTATCCTCACTAACCGCGACCTGCGTTTCGAAAGAAATCACAAACGCCTGGTTAGCGAAGTTATGACTACTGAAAACCTGATCACTGCACCCGAAGGTACCGACCTGAAGAAAGCAGAAAAGATCCTTCAGCAGAATAAAATCGAGAAACTGCCGGTAGTTGCCAAAAACGGTAAACTGGTAGGACTCATCACTTACAGAGACATTTTACAGGTATCCAACTATCCTAACGCAGTAAAAGACGCTTATGGCCGTTTGCTGGTAGGTGCTGCACTGGGTATCACTCCGGATGTTCTCGACAGAGCACAGGCACTGATCAATGTAGGTGTGGATGTGGTTTGTCTGGATAGCTCACATGGTCACTCCATCGCAGTTATCAACAGCCTGAAAAAACTCAAAAAAGCATTCCCTAAACTGGAAGTGATCGCTGGTAACGTAGCTACAGGCGAAGGTGCAGCAGCACTGGCTGCCGCTGGCGCTGATGCGGTTAAAGTAGGTGTCGGACCAGGTTCTATCTGTACAACCCGTGTTGTGACAGGTGCAGGTTTCCCTCAGCTGTCTGCCGTATTGCTCGCTGCTGAAGCACTGAAGAAAACAGGCGTTCCGGTGATCGCTGATGGTGGTATCCGTTATACAGGTGATATGGTGAAAGCCCTGGCAGCAGGCGCTTCCTCTATTATGGCTGGTTCTATCTTCGCTGGTGTGGAAGAAAGCCCTGGAGAAACTATCATCTACGAAGGCCGTAAATTTAAGTCTTATCGTGGTATGGGTTCTCTGGAAGCAATGGTAGAAGGTAGTAAAGACCGCTACTTCCAGGAAGAAGACGATATCAAGAAACTGGTACCGGAAGGTATCGTAGGCCGCGTTCCTTATAAAGGACTCCTGTCTGAAGTAATTCAGCAGTTCGTTGGTGGTCTGCGTGCCGGTATGGGTCTTACCGGTTCTAAAGATATTAAAGCATTACAGGCAGCACAGTTCATCAAGATCTCTCCTGCTACTGTAAAAGAAAACCACCCGCACGATGTGGTGATCACAAAAGAAGCACCGAACTACAGCAAATAA
- the lnt gene encoding apolipoprotein N-acyltransferase — translation MKRWLPILLSLAGALLLWAAWPTAPFTFLIFIAFIPLLRLADIVPHGGRFYGCIFLALFFWNLATTWWVGNTTVPASGLAANLINTLVMSVPLMGYHRSRTRLGRTAGYFALIVYWLTFEFVHLNWEFSWPWLSLGNVFAMHPSWVQWYEYTGVSGGTLWVLLANIMIYETWRQRKQYAVPFSTFLWKTAWKPAALIIIPLLLSSLIQYSFKVPAGPTAKVVIVQPNIDPYDKFAEENEQAQLDKLLSLSAKETDSTTKYIVWPETALFTRGVWEHKLAYENETERIRQFLRSHPQATLISGATTLKRYDVVDEAPVLSRSAEDGNLRYDVFNSAIQLDTSYAVQIYHKAKLVPGVELIPYARYMSFMKSLALDMGGISGGYGLTPGVALLEDVHTHIKVLPTICYESVYGEYVAEHVRRGANLLFIITNDGWWGDTEGHRQHAQYARLRAIETRRWVARSANTGISCVVDPMGRLQQPLPYWKEGVISATVTPGDTFTFYVRFGDLISKAAIVCCLMIILYSYYLKFTRKLKLTNGN, via the coding sequence ATGAAACGCTGGTTACCCATACTATTAAGCCTTGCCGGTGCATTGCTGTTATGGGCCGCTTGGCCAACCGCGCCCTTTACCTTCCTGATATTCATCGCATTTATTCCGCTGCTGCGGTTGGCGGATATCGTACCACATGGCGGACGCTTTTACGGATGTATTTTCCTGGCATTGTTCTTCTGGAACCTCGCTACCACCTGGTGGGTAGGTAATACCACCGTACCTGCCAGCGGACTGGCTGCAAACCTCATTAACACATTGGTGATGAGTGTTCCCCTCATGGGATACCATCGCTCAAGAACGAGATTAGGCAGAACAGCCGGCTATTTTGCCCTGATAGTATATTGGTTGACGTTCGAATTTGTGCACCTGAACTGGGAATTCAGCTGGCCATGGCTCAGTCTGGGCAACGTATTCGCTATGCATCCCTCCTGGGTACAATGGTATGAATATACCGGCGTCAGTGGCGGTACATTATGGGTACTGCTTGCGAATATCATGATCTATGAAACCTGGCGGCAGCGTAAACAATACGCGGTACCTTTTTCAACATTCCTGTGGAAAACAGCCTGGAAACCTGCTGCATTGATCATTATTCCCCTTCTGCTCAGTTCTCTGATACAATATAGTTTTAAAGTACCTGCCGGTCCTACTGCCAAAGTGGTGATCGTGCAACCAAATATTGACCCTTACGACAAATTCGCAGAAGAAAACGAACAGGCACAACTGGATAAACTGCTGTCGCTTTCCGCAAAAGAAACGGACAGTACGACTAAATATATCGTCTGGCCGGAAACGGCTTTATTCACACGCGGGGTATGGGAGCATAAACTGGCGTATGAAAATGAAACAGAGCGGATCAGACAATTCCTGCGCAGCCATCCACAGGCAACGCTGATCAGCGGCGCTACTACCCTGAAACGCTATGATGTGGTGGACGAAGCGCCCGTGCTGTCGCGTAGTGCGGAAGACGGCAACCTGCGTTATGATGTATTCAACAGTGCTATACAACTGGATACATCTTACGCCGTACAGATATATCATAAGGCTAAACTGGTACCGGGCGTAGAACTGATACCCTATGCCCGCTATATGTCTTTCATGAAGTCACTGGCACTGGATATGGGCGGTATCAGCGGTGGATATGGTCTTACACCCGGTGTAGCACTGCTGGAAGACGTCCACACTCATATTAAAGTATTACCTACTATCTGCTACGAATCAGTGTATGGAGAATACGTTGCAGAACATGTAAGACGCGGCGCCAATCTGCTGTTCATCATTACCAATGATGGCTGGTGGGGCGATACGGAAGGCCATCGTCAGCATGCACAATACGCCCGACTTAGAGCTATTGAAACCCGCCGCTGGGTGGCTCGCAGCGCCAATACCGGTATCTCCTGCGTAGTAGATCCGATGGGCAGATTGCAGCAACCACTCCCCTACTGGAAAGAAGGAGTTATCTCCGCTACTGTAACACCAGGCGATACTTTTACGTTCTATGTAAGATTCGGGGATCTGATTTCCAAAGCAGCCATCGTATGCTGTCTGATGATCATTTTATATAGCTATTATCTGAAATTCACCAGAAAGCTGAAGCTCACAAATGGCAATTGA
- a CDS encoding alpha/beta fold hydrolase, which yields MSNKPSTQNNNLKEKPAVLLIHGFSENNQIWQHQLDTLSEQFYVIVPDLPGTGNTPVTTPLSMESMADYVYGLLQSEGISRATVIGHSMGGYVALALAEKYPALIQGLGLFHSTAAADTEEKKEARRKSINMIEKYGNEAFVKQTMPNMFSPAYKKQHPEQIESYIQMCLQCPQSSQIAYYEAMMQRPDRTAILSSVTVPVLFVIGKDDTAVPMQHVLPQVSTPRISSIYIFEETGHMGMWEMPEASKQLLEQFILFCQHY from the coding sequence GTGTCAAATAAACCTTCAACCCAAAATAACAATCTAAAGGAAAAGCCGGCTGTGCTGTTAATCCATGGTTTTTCTGAGAATAACCAGATTTGGCAACATCAGCTGGATACCTTGAGCGAACAGTTTTATGTGATCGTACCCGATCTTCCGGGTACCGGCAATACGCCAGTCACCACTCCGCTGAGTATGGAAAGTATGGCCGATTATGTATACGGTCTTTTGCAGTCAGAAGGTATATCCAGGGCAACAGTGATCGGACATTCCATGGGGGGATATGTAGCCCTTGCACTGGCAGAGAAGTATCCTGCACTTATACAGGGACTGGGTTTATTCCATTCCACTGCCGCAGCAGATACAGAAGAAAAAAAAGAAGCCCGCCGGAAATCAATAAATATGATTGAGAAGTATGGCAATGAAGCTTTTGTAAAACAGACAATGCCTAATATGTTCAGCCCTGCCTATAAAAAGCAGCATCCTGAACAAATTGAGTCGTATATTCAGATGTGTTTGCAGTGCCCGCAGTCGTCGCAGATCGCTTATTACGAAGCAATGATGCAACGCCCGGACCGCACCGCAATCTTATCATCTGTCACCGTGCCCGTGTTGTTTGTAATCGGAAAAGATGATACAGCAGTACCCATGCAGCATGTGCTGCCGCAGGTTTCCACACCACGCATCAGCAGCATTTACATCTTTGAAGAAACGGGACATATGGGCATGTGGGAAATGCCCGAAGCCAGTAAACAACTGCTAGAACAGTTTATTCTTTTTTGCCAACACTATTGA
- a CDS encoding gliding motility-associated C-terminal domain-containing protein encodes MKRTLRLLLFILLIGNVTKASHIIGGEMFYKYVSRNTTDNTITYQVTLKLFRICGSGQNIAELPDKVYFSIFNKASNTPFDAPLVSRATKETKNLGQVDPCIVNPPDICFQIGTYIHNITVPVTGSGYVVSFQSCCRDNSMQNIVDTRNPNNEQQFPGNGATYFTELPGSTGILDNSSPYFAKDEAVLVCANKKFSYDFSAIDPNSDSLVYTFCDAYGGGYTTNQTGIPNPSDAPPYNFIPYKSPFTGSTPLGIDAVIDPKTGVISGIAPNAGKYVVTVCASEYRNGTLLGIHRKDFHINVTTCVREVVAAMPEKYNDCSGYTVTFINNSTEGKTYDWDFGDGQKVTTTSTADLPHTYTRDGTYTVKLWVDKNSNCGDSATATAYVYPMLRPDPRISGFCTNTTTVFTDRSTTSSGTDAINYYRWDFGNEATDADTSLQKNATYQYPGPGNYDVVLQIKTVQGCERFDTTNIIIYDKPPLNTTPDTLLCIRNSLQLFAESLVDGNVVTGTYTWTPTYNITNANTATPTISPKRDTTYTVTFTDATGCTNSRQVAIDVRDTLVIRTIADSTVCTGDEVHLRAFPDGDYPLTWHNAATNTIVGEGLVLNIVPPSPAVTYTVRGELGSCDGFDNVKLTVVDPPAAYAGEDTTICYGEQVILRASGGSSYQWSPTTNLSAPGSANTAARPTDTTRYIVTVTDVLGCPKPVNDTIQINVVPPVPAFAGNDTIAILNQPFQLNASGGTSYVWTPTDGLDHPNVYNPTTTINHDFTYTVTVYTAEGCVGRDNIRIRFIAGPDIYVPTGFSPNGDGQNDIFRPLPVGIVQMDFFRVYDRWGKLMYSTDKYMQGWDGYFNGSPAAVGTYVWVVQGKNVNEETVVRKGTVTLVR; translated from the coding sequence GTGAAAAGGACCCTTAGACTATTGCTATTTATTCTCCTGATTGGAAACGTTACGAAAGCCTCCCACATTATCGGAGGTGAAATGTTTTATAAGTATGTTTCCCGCAATACAACTGATAATACGATTACCTACCAGGTAACGTTAAAGCTGTTCCGTATCTGCGGCAGCGGACAGAATATAGCAGAGTTGCCCGATAAGGTCTACTTCTCCATTTTCAATAAAGCCAGCAACACACCTTTCGATGCACCACTGGTAAGCAGGGCCACCAAAGAAACAAAAAACCTCGGACAGGTAGATCCCTGTATCGTGAATCCACCGGATATCTGTTTCCAGATCGGTACCTATATTCACAATATCACAGTGCCGGTTACCGGTAGCGGTTATGTGGTGTCTTTCCAGAGCTGCTGCCGCGATAACTCTATGCAGAATATCGTGGATACACGTAATCCGAATAATGAACAGCAATTCCCTGGCAACGGTGCCACCTACTTCACCGAATTACCAGGATCAACAGGTATTCTGGATAACTCAAGCCCTTACTTCGCAAAAGATGAAGCAGTACTGGTATGTGCTAATAAGAAATTCTCCTATGACTTCTCTGCCATAGATCCCAACAGCGACAGCCTCGTATACACCTTCTGTGATGCATATGGCGGTGGTTATACCACCAACCAGACAGGTATCCCCAACCCTTCTGATGCACCGCCTTATAACTTTATTCCATATAAGAGTCCATTCACCGGATCAACTCCGCTGGGTATCGATGCAGTCATTGATCCGAAAACAGGGGTGATCTCCGGTATCGCTCCCAATGCCGGTAAATATGTGGTGACCGTCTGCGCCTCCGAATATCGCAATGGCACACTACTCGGCATCCACCGCAAAGATTTCCACATCAACGTCACTACCTGTGTGCGGGAAGTAGTTGCCGCCATGCCGGAGAAATATAATGACTGCTCCGGTTATACCGTCACATTTATCAACAATAGTACAGAAGGTAAAACCTATGACTGGGACTTCGGCGATGGTCAGAAAGTAACGACCACCAGCACGGCCGACTTACCACATACCTACACCCGGGACGGCACTTACACCGTGAAACTCTGGGTAGATAAAAACAGTAATTGCGGCGACAGCGCAACCGCAACAGCCTATGTATACCCGATGCTGCGGCCAGATCCCCGCATCAGCGGATTCTGTACCAATACAACGACTGTGTTCACCGATCGCTCTACCACCTCCAGCGGCACTGATGCCATCAATTATTACCGCTGGGATTTCGGTAATGAAGCAACTGACGCCGACACATCCCTCCAGAAGAACGCAACTTATCAGTATCCTGGCCCAGGTAACTATGACGTAGTCCTGCAGATAAAGACCGTACAGGGCTGTGAACGTTTTGATACGACCAATATCATTATATATGATAAGCCACCGTTGAATACGACTCCGGATACCCTCCTCTGTATCCGTAACTCCCTGCAGTTATTTGCAGAAAGTCTGGTAGATGGGAATGTGGTAACGGGTACCTACACCTGGACACCAACCTATAATATCACAAATGCCAACACGGCGACGCCTACCATCTCACCGAAAAGAGATACGACCTACACCGTGACATTTACAGATGCTACTGGTTGTACCAATTCCAGACAGGTGGCAATAGATGTAAGAGATACGCTTGTGATCAGAACCATCGCCGACAGCACCGTATGTACCGGTGATGAAGTGCATTTACGTGCCTTCCCTGATGGGGATTACCCGCTTACCTGGCACAATGCGGCCACCAATACGATAGTAGGAGAAGGTCTTGTACTCAACATCGTTCCTCCTTCACCTGCAGTTACATACACCGTACGTGGAGAACTGGGTAGCTGTGACGGCTTCGATAATGTAAAACTGACTGTCGTAGATCCTCCGGCTGCTTACGCAGGAGAAGATACTACCATCTGTTATGGAGAACAGGTCATCCTGCGGGCATCAGGCGGCAGCAGCTATCAATGGTCGCCTACCACAAACCTGAGCGCACCAGGAAGCGCCAATACCGCTGCAAGACCTACGGACACTACACGATATATCGTTACCGTTACGGACGTACTGGGTTGTCCCAAACCGGTGAACGATACGATACAGATCAATGTAGTGCCGCCGGTACCTGCCTTCGCCGGTAATGATACCATTGCCATCCTGAATCAGCCATTCCAGCTGAATGCCTCTGGTGGTACCTCTTATGTGTGGACGCCAACCGACGGACTGGATCATCCGAATGTCTATAATCCGACTACGACCATCAATCACGATTTTACTTATACCGTAACCGTCTATACGGCTGAAGGTTGTGTAGGCCGGGATAACATCAGAATCCGCTTTATCGCAGGACCGGATATCTATGTTCCGACCGGATTCTCACCTAACGGAGACGGCCAGAACGATATCTTCCGTCCGCTGCCTGTCGGAATTGTACAGATGGACTTTTTCAGAGTCTATGACCGCTGGGGAAAACTGATGTACAGCACTGACAAGTATATGCAGGGATGGGACGGCTACTTTAATGGCTCACCCGCCGCCGTTGGTACATACGTTTGGGTAGTCCAGGGTAAAAATGTCAACGAGGAAACGGTAGTAAGAAAAGGTACAGTGACACTGGTCAGATAG
- a CDS encoding PKD domain-containing protein has product MYRFLILAICCTFVHVRADAYHIIGGEIYYTYVGTAGDGIFRYEIVLKLYRDADFTCGPIQGCIDHFEDPVPINIYNGSGQRITNALQLYIKQTKPLRDTLKNPCLAPRTQNLEVAYYRDTVELPASPGGYYVTYQRCCRGEKLVNIYDSEHEGSTFYTVIPGTDKRATNSSTRFNHDGAIVICNSLPFTFNYSATDPDGDSLTYMLCSALTGGATRSEAMSTTPPPYTNTVNYVSPYSGANPMGGAPQISIDNNGILRGTPNREGKFVISVCVNEYDRRTKILLGTHHKDLLLTVFNCKTNIKAGFPSVLMNCVENPDLAVTIPNYSNAGFTSAYYWEFGDGTDTVTFDKTVFSHQYPDTGIYKVKLVVNRGLSCTDSVTGFVHNYPGLKADFTMEGLCRGEPIRFNDVSSYRYGKITSRRWDIGVTDAPQFASAVSTQLNYVYQDGGAYTVTLKILTDRSCSAELAKEITVYEVNPSAGNDTILAKGQKLQLNASGGEFYAWSPPQGLSNVNIADPFASGDVDMTYLLKVSNSQGCVGYDSISVKYYAGPEIYIPTAFSPNGDGQNDRFRFIPVGITEYEYFRIFNRWGQEIYSSTDFRQGWDGTIKGAPAPVDTYIWILAGKDLTGKSILKKGTVTLVK; this is encoded by the coding sequence ATGTACAGATTCCTTATTCTGGCTATTTGCTGCACCTTTGTCCACGTTAGAGCAGATGCTTACCATATAATTGGCGGTGAGATTTACTACACTTATGTGGGGACTGCGGGAGACGGAATATTCCGTTATGAAATTGTGCTCAAATTATACCGGGACGCAGACTTTACCTGCGGTCCCATACAGGGTTGTATCGACCACTTCGAAGACCCTGTACCTATCAATATATACAACGGCAGCGGACAACGCATCACCAACGCCCTGCAGTTGTATATCAAACAAACCAAACCCCTCCGGGATACCCTCAAAAATCCCTGCCTCGCCCCCCGAACGCAAAACCTCGAAGTCGCCTATTACAGAGATACCGTTGAACTGCCGGCAAGTCCGGGCGGTTACTACGTCACTTATCAACGTTGCTGCCGTGGGGAAAAGCTGGTGAATATATATGACTCCGAACATGAAGGGTCCACTTTTTATACCGTCATCCCAGGCACCGACAAACGGGCGACCAACAGCAGTACGCGTTTTAATCACGACGGCGCTATCGTCATCTGTAACTCCCTGCCATTTACCTTTAATTATTCCGCTACCGATCCTGATGGCGACAGTCTGACCTACATGCTTTGCAGCGCGCTCACCGGGGGCGCCACCCGTAGCGAAGCTATGTCTACGACACCGCCACCATACACCAATACCGTCAATTACGTATCCCCTTATTCCGGCGCTAATCCCATGGGCGGCGCCCCACAGATATCTATTGACAACAATGGCATACTACGCGGTACGCCAAACCGGGAAGGCAAATTCGTGATCTCTGTTTGTGTCAATGAATATGACCGCCGTACAAAAATCCTCCTGGGTACACACCATAAAGACCTCCTGCTGACTGTCTTTAACTGTAAGACCAATATCAAGGCGGGTTTTCCTTCTGTGCTGATGAACTGTGTAGAAAACCCCGATCTCGCTGTCACTATTCCCAATTATAGCAATGCCGGATTTACCTCCGCCTATTACTGGGAATTCGGAGACGGTACCGATACCGTTACTTTCGATAAAACCGTCTTCTCTCACCAATATCCGGATACCGGCATTTATAAGGTTAAACTGGTCGTAAATCGCGGTTTATCATGTACCGACAGCGTAACGGGCTTTGTGCACAATTATCCCGGTTTAAAAGCCGATTTCACAATGGAAGGATTGTGCCGGGGAGAGCCCATCCGCTTCAATGATGTTTCTTCCTACAGATACGGAAAAATCACCAGCCGCCGCTGGGACATCGGTGTAACCGATGCACCGCAGTTTGCCAGTGCCGTCAGTACACAACTGAACTACGTCTACCAGGATGGAGGGGCCTATACGGTCACACTCAAAATACTGACCGACCGATCGTGCAGCGCCGAACTCGCCAAAGAAATCACGGTATATGAAGTCAATCCTTCTGCCGGCAATGATACCATCCTGGCCAAAGGACAGAAATTGCAACTCAATGCCAGTGGTGGAGAGTTCTATGCCTGGTCGCCTCCACAGGGACTAAGTAATGTCAATATCGCCGATCCGTTTGCCAGCGGTGATGTGGATATGACCTATCTGCTGAAAGTCTCCAACTCACAAGGCTGCGTCGGTTACGACTCCATCAGCGTGAAGTACTATGCCGGTCCTGAAATATATATCCCGACCGCCTTCAGTCCTAACGGCGATGGGCAGAACGACCGCTTCCGCTTCATTCCGGTCGGCATCACCGAATATGAATATTTCCGCATCTTCAACCGCTGGGGACAAGAAATCTATTCCTCCACCGACTTCCGCCAGGGATGGGATGGCACCATCAAAGGAGCACCTGCGCCTGTAGACACCTACATCTGGATACTTGCCGGAAAAGATTTAACCGGTAAAAGTATTTTAAAGAAAGGCACAGTAACTTTGGTGAAATAA
- a CDS encoding SDR family NAD(P)-dependent oxidoreductase has translation MAIVLVTGATSGFGEACAKKFAANGYDVIITGRRQERLTALQQQLQQEHKVAVLPLCFDVREQKAVSDILGNIPEQWKAVDILINNAGLALGFSSIEDGDLSDWDTMIDTNVKGLLYVSRVVMPWMKQRRTGHIINLGSTAAKQVYAKGHVYCATKAAVDSISQGMRIDLLPYRVKVTAVHPGAAETEFSEVRFKGDKDKADNVYKGFQPLTGQDVADTIYYCATLPPHVCINDLVITCLQQANAYYFDKE, from the coding sequence ATGGCAATAGTTCTAGTGACCGGAGCTACCTCAGGCTTTGGTGAAGCATGCGCAAAGAAGTTCGCAGCGAACGGTTATGATGTGATTATCACCGGAAGAAGACAGGAAAGATTAACAGCATTACAACAGCAATTGCAGCAGGAACATAAGGTTGCCGTATTGCCACTTTGTTTTGATGTGAGAGAACAAAAGGCTGTCAGCGATATACTGGGCAACATCCCGGAACAATGGAAAGCCGTCGATATCCTGATCAACAATGCCGGACTCGCACTCGGATTCAGCTCCATTGAAGACGGCGATCTCTCTGACTGGGATACCATGATCGATACCAACGTAAAAGGACTCCTCTACGTATCCAGAGTCGTAATGCCCTGGATGAAACAAAGACGTACCGGACATATCATCAACCTCGGCTCCACTGCCGCCAAACAGGTGTATGCCAAAGGACACGTATACTGTGCCACCAAAGCTGCGGTAGATTCCATCTCCCAGGGGATGCGTATCGACCTGCTTCCTTATCGTGTCAAGGTGACAGCCGTGCATCCGGGGGCTGCTGAAACAGAATTTTCAGAAGTACGTTTCAAAGGAGACAAAGACAAGGCAGATAACGTCTATAAAGGCTTCCAGCCATTGACAGGACAGGATGTAGCCGATACCATCTACTACTGCGCTACCCTGCCGCCACATGTATGTATCAACGATCTGGTGATCACCTGCCTGCAACAGGCCAATGCTTATTACTTCGATAAAGAGTAA
- a CDS encoding sialidase family protein codes for MGISRWIVLMAMCAVACNSGNSKEQLLSHITQDASCPFITTTTDGRTVISWVETAKGADTGTLYYAVSTDKGSSFSAPVKVATANGILPHAENMPKMVFKPDGEVIAIYGVEQDDARNKYAGRVFYTRSLNGGKTWQAATPLVTDTGSYDQRYFDVALLPGGEAAAIWLDNRKSVDAEGSSLYFAVTDGHNGFGKEKALAETVCQCCRTDLYTDDKGGIHIAFRDIINDSIRDMVHMVSVDGGNTFSNMNRISADNWVVRGCPHTGPAMVKNNEGMHFAWFTMGGGEGVYYCQSADNGQTYSRKQKVSSAPMAKHPQITALPDDKVLIVWDEPVKLPNNTFNSRVGFQWRDGAGKVLNTGLLTSDSAYATFPVIRSVDKGTALMAYTQRVGELQEVRCMLIRE; via the coding sequence ATGGGAATCAGCAGATGGATCGTTTTGATGGCAATGTGTGCAGTTGCCTGTAACAGTGGAAACAGCAAAGAGCAGTTGTTGTCGCATATTACGCAGGATGCTTCCTGTCCGTTTATCACAACGACTACTGACGGACGTACTGTCATCAGTTGGGTAGAAACAGCAAAGGGGGCAGATACCGGTACTTTGTATTACGCCGTATCAACGGATAAGGGGAGTAGTTTTTCAGCACCTGTGAAGGTGGCTACTGCGAATGGTATATTACCTCATGCGGAGAATATGCCTAAAATGGTTTTTAAGCCCGATGGCGAGGTGATCGCTATTTATGGTGTGGAACAAGACGATGCACGGAATAAATACGCAGGAAGGGTGTTTTATACGCGTTCTCTGAACGGAGGGAAGACCTGGCAGGCAGCAACACCGCTGGTGACGGATACCGGTAGTTATGATCAACGGTATTTTGATGTGGCTTTGTTACCTGGTGGAGAGGCCGCAGCTATCTGGCTGGATAACCGGAAGTCGGTAGATGCGGAAGGCTCTTCGCTCTACTTTGCGGTGACGGATGGACATAATGGATTCGGGAAAGAGAAAGCATTGGCAGAAACGGTTTGCCAGTGTTGCAGAACGGATCTGTATACAGATGATAAGGGTGGTATTCACATTGCTTTCCGGGATATCATCAATGATTCCATCAGGGATATGGTGCATATGGTATCGGTGGATGGGGGTAATACCTTTTCCAACATGAATCGTATCAGTGCAGATAACTGGGTGGTGAGAGGTTGTCCGCACACCGGACCTGCCATGGTGAAGAATAATGAGGGGATGCACTTTGCCTGGTTTACGATGGGCGGTGGAGAAGGAGTTTATTATTGTCAGTCAGCCGACAACGGACAAACCTATTCCAGGAAGCAGAAAGTCAGTTCCGCTCCGATGGCCAAACATCCGCAGATCACCGCATTACCGGATGACAAGGTACTGATCGTCTGGGATGAACCGGTGAAGCTGCCTAATAATACGTTCAACAGCCGTGTGGGGTTTCAGTGGAGAGATGGCGCGGGGAAAGTACTGAATACGGGACTGCTCACATCTGATTCAGCATATGCTACTTTTCCGGTGATCAGGAGTGTGGATAAAGGCACTGCGTTGATGGCCTATACACAACGTGTGGGAGAATTGCAGGAAGTACGTTGTATGTTGATAAGAGAGTAA